ACGACCGTCAGGTGTATCCCGCCAGCCTTTTGCTCATCAATCTTATCACGGCTCTTCTGCTGTCGATTCTCATCACCTCGCGTCTTGGCGATATTTCCGGCGCTTACGCTTATGTCGTCACCCTGCTGATGGCCGCTTCCTTTCTTCTGGGTCCGCGCTTTGCCCTGCCCTACGTTCTGCTTTTTCTTGGCTTTTACGTGGCAGTGGCCACCGGGTTCTGGGATTACCTTTTCCCCGGATCCATGCCGGCCCTTCATCCGCGCCGCACCTCGCTTTATGTCGATCGCATCCTCGGGATCCTCGGCGCTTTCGGTTTGGCTTATATGTTTGACCGCATGAAGATCAGCCAACAGAATCGCCTCAAAGAGCAGGAGCAGGAAGTGGCGATGAAAGAAAAGCTCCTGTCCATCAACCGCATGGCCGGCGGCATTGCCCATGAAATCAACAATCCTTTGACCATACTCCTCGGTTATCTCGAGCTTCTTGAACGTCATGATTTTAATAAAAAAGATCTGGAAAGGATCAATCCGCGCATTCAAATGGCCGCCAAACGCATTCAGTTCGTGGTGTGGAGTTTGAATCAGGTGAATAACACAGGCAGCAAAAAAGGGGGCGTCGCGCCACTGGCTCAGGCCCTGGAAGACCTCCGTCTGCGCGTCCGTGATCTGAACGCAAAGATTCCGCTCGAAATGGACAAGGCCGACGGCATCAAGATTCGCCTGCCTGCCGAGGATCTTCAGAACGTTCTTTATACAGTACTTGAAAACGCCTTTGAGGCCCTGGCGCAAAAACCGGATGCCATGGTGCGGCTCAAGGTGCTGCCTTTCGGCGAGATGGTTCAGATTGAAGTCTGGGATAACGGTGATGAAGTCAATCCCGCCGACCTGCAAAAATTCACCGATCCCTTCT
The Oligoflexus sp. genome window above contains:
- a CDS encoding HAMP domain-containing sensor histidine kinase, with product MSPRVLLQISRGSWENRNPNTFHQLLLLKMMLGSAVLGILIPLYVTVFVRARLDHIFILQTLLWVVCSIAYVRVRHDRQVYPASLLLINLITALLLSILITSRLGDISGAYAYVVTLLMAASFLLGPRFALPYVLLFLGFYVAVATGFWDYLFPGSMPALHPRRTSLYVDRILGILGAFGLAYMFDRMKISQQNRLKEQEQEVAMKEKLLSINRMAGGIAHEINNPLTILLGYLELLERHDFNKKDLERINPRIQMAAKRIQFVVWSLNQVNNTGSKKGGVAPLAQALEDLRLRVRDLNAKIPLEMDKADGIKIRLPAEDLQNVLYTVLENAFEALAQKPDAMVRLKVLPFGEMVQIEVWDNGDEVNPADLQKFTDPFYSTKLDRPGRGMSLALSSSIVHAVGGQLVFRREGNWTVATLTLPGYDAALLNAV